The Gadus morhua chromosome 16, gadMor3.0, whole genome shotgun sequence DNA window ACAGGATCTGAAGCCACTTTGATGCGGATGTTATTTGCATCGGAGGTGTGAGCTGTATCGCCGACTGGGGCAATCCGAGGTGTGACATCATCCCTTTCATGTGCCAGCTTCAGTGACTTTAAACGTGGGATCCACACTTAGGACCGATGCAGGCTATGGCCTATAGGAGAACCCACCATGGTCATGTCTGAAGCTTCCCAGCATAACTTGACAACCGTTGTTTCatacttatttattattttatttatgagatTCAAACATGGAATTATAGCAAAAGCTTTCTAAACATCATTACATCATCCACTTATTCTGACGGAGGCTAACCCCAAAATCAAACTACATGCCTCATGACACAGGACTACATTTGGAATAATAcaacaaaaataattatattaatcGCAGAAAAGGGCCGAACGTGTCGGTATCTAAAGAGCTTGGTCCTCACACGCGTCCTTTATTATACACTCCATTATATACAAAGATGGGCTGCCCTTCCAGTTCTTCTTTTTATTCCCTGGTCCACGTCTGTAGCGGTAAGTGAATCTCCGGTCTGAAGGGTGAAACAAGAAATTCTCAGCCTTGTTGTCAGGTGTACGGTCTTAATAACTCACAACGATACGAGCAGGGCCTATTGGCACACAAACGTCCCACACTGAGGGCCCAGTGCCACGGGGACCCCCActgtgtccccctctctcccctaccaCGGCCTCCACATGGACTGAGAGTAGAGGACGGTGGGGGGCATGCCGGTGGGTGTGCTGGTGGCCTCGCGGGGATCCAGCCCCTGCCCCTCGGAGCTCTGGTTGTGCTCGCTGTCCGTGTCGTCCAGGTCCGAGCACAAGTCCGAGCACAGGTCCTCACTGGACGCACTGGAGGGGGCCGGGGAGAGGGCCATGCTGGATATACTCCTTCCCCCGGGCGAGGCGAGGCTGGCGCAGAGCGCGTCGCCCGCGTTCTGCCAAGTGCTGCCGTTGTGACCACCaccagtagtagtagcagtggtATTGGTGGTCGTGGTAGTGGTCGTGTCTGTGATTAAATCCATGAGCACGTCCGTGAAGTGGTCCTCGTTCAGGGGCATGCACTCCAGCAGATGGTTGAGCAGCTCGGCCGCCACCGTCGCGTCGATGCCGGGGCAGTTGGACACGAACATGTGCACCTCGTGCATGCACTGGATGTACCCGGCGGCGAACCGTTCGCTGGCCTCCCGGTTCAGCGTGTCGGTCTCTGTTTGTGCAAAAAGGAAGAGGGGAGCTTTAGAAGGGGTGATGGAGGGTCCAGCTATTTGGATAGAGGGGTGGGGTGTGCTGACCTTGCGTTCGGTTCTGCAGAATGTCCTCAACCTTTTTCACTGTCATCTCCAGCACCTCTGCGTTCTCCATTTTGGACTGAAacttaaaaagagagagagaacaagagaccATGGGCACAGGGTGTTTAGAACAGAAACCGGTCTGATGTGTTCATGAACGTGTCGCAGTCGAGCCGGTATAGCAGTCACAGGTGAGCGCGTAATGAACCACGGGGCTACTCACGTCCGCGTCCGCCAGCAGGTT harbors:
- the her13 gene encoding hairy-related 13 isoform X2; this encodes MAPSARPSVSELDTEEEEEDYYGIQRGDRKTRKPLVEKKRRARINESLQELRNLLADADSKMENAEVLEMTVKKVEDILQNRTQETDTLNREASERFAAGYIQCMHEVHMFVSNCPGIDATVAAELLNHLLECMPLNEDHFTDVLMDLITDTTTTTTTNTTATTTGGGHNGSTWQNAGDALCASLASPGGRSISSMALSPAPSSASSEDLCSDLCSDLDDTDSEHNQSSEGQGLDPREATSTPTGMPPTVLYSQSMWRPW
- the her13 gene encoding hairy-related 13 isoform X1, coding for MAPSARPSVSELDTEEEEEDYYGIQRGDRKTRKPLVEKKRRARINESLQELRNLLADADFQSKMENAEVLEMTVKKVEDILQNRTQETDTLNREASERFAAGYIQCMHEVHMFVSNCPGIDATVAAELLNHLLECMPLNEDHFTDVLMDLITDTTTTTTTNTTATTTGGGHNGSTWQNAGDALCASLASPGGRSISSMALSPAPSSASSEDLCSDLCSDLDDTDSEHNQSSEGQGLDPREATSTPTGMPPTVLYSQSMWRPW